From a single Methylosinus sp. H3A genomic region:
- a CDS encoding M20/M25/M40 family metallo-hydrolase has translation MSTETILDSLDADLPAATDRLFDFLRIKSVSTDPAFAGECRHAADWLAGQLRELGFTASVRDTLGHPIVVGHAKAKRPDAPHVLFYGHYDVQPPDPLDLWVSDPFDPRLVQGDKGEEIVARGASDDKGQLMTFLEACRAFQRNGGLPCHITFLFEGEEETGSPSLPDFFAANHEELSEPALALVCDTGMWNAKTPAITTMLRGLAQEEVILKASDRDLHSGIFGGPVVNPIHVLAKIIGDLHDAEGRVTLPGFYDGVAELPEEIAAQWRGLEFDETAFLKSVGVARPAGERGRSVIEQVWSRPTCDVNGIIGGYTGPGAKTVLPAKASAKISFRLVGTQDPEKVLESFRAFVRERLPVDVRAEFVPHGASRALQLPFGSEALTRARRALQEEWDKEAALVGCGGSIPIVGAFKRDLGMDTLMIGFALEDDRIHSPNEKYAYSSFKKGSRSWVRVLAALAA, from the coding sequence ATGTCGACCGAAACCATTCTCGACTCCTTGGACGCCGATCTGCCAGCCGCCACGGATCGCCTCTTCGATTTTCTGCGCATCAAATCCGTCTCCACCGATCCGGCCTTCGCCGGCGAATGCCGCCACGCCGCCGACTGGCTCGCCGGCCAGCTGCGCGAGCTCGGCTTTACGGCGAGCGTGCGCGACACGCTCGGGCATCCGATCGTCGTCGGCCACGCCAAGGCCAAGCGGCCGGATGCGCCGCATGTGCTGTTCTACGGCCATTACGACGTGCAGCCGCCGGACCCGCTCGATCTCTGGGTCAGCGATCCTTTCGATCCGCGCCTCGTGCAGGGGGACAAGGGCGAGGAGATCGTCGCTCGCGGCGCCTCGGACGACAAGGGCCAGCTGATGACCTTCCTCGAGGCCTGCCGCGCTTTTCAGCGCAATGGCGGGCTTCCCTGCCACATCACTTTCCTCTTCGAGGGCGAGGAGGAGACCGGCTCCCCATCCCTGCCGGATTTCTTCGCCGCCAATCACGAGGAGCTGTCCGAGCCGGCGCTGGCGCTCGTCTGCGACACCGGAATGTGGAACGCCAAGACGCCCGCCATCACTACGATGCTGCGCGGCCTCGCGCAGGAGGAGGTGATCCTCAAAGCCTCCGACCGCGATCTGCATTCCGGCATATTCGGCGGGCCGGTCGTCAATCCGATCCATGTGCTCGCCAAGATCATCGGCGATCTCCACGACGCCGAAGGCCGCGTGACGCTGCCCGGTTTCTATGACGGCGTCGCCGAGCTGCCGGAGGAGATTGCCGCGCAATGGCGCGGGCTGGAGTTCGACGAGACCGCGTTTTTGAAGAGCGTCGGCGTCGCGCGCCCGGCCGGCGAGCGCGGGCGCAGCGTCATCGAGCAAGTGTGGTCGCGCCCGACCTGCGACGTGAACGGAATCATCGGCGGCTACACCGGCCCCGGCGCCAAGACGGTGCTGCCGGCCAAGGCGAGCGCGAAAATCTCTTTCCGCCTCGTCGGGACGCAGGACCCGGAGAAGGTGCTGGAGTCGTTCCGCGCTTTCGTGCGCGAGCGTCTGCCGGTCGACGTGCGCGCGGAATTCGTTCCCCATGGCGCCTCTCGCGCGCTGCAGCTGCCCTTCGGCTCCGAGGCGCTCACGCGCGCGCGGCGGGCCTTGCAGGAGGAATGGGACAAGGAGGCGGCGCTCGTCGGCTGCGGCGGCTCCATCCCGATCGTCGGCGCCTTCAAGCGCGATCTCGGCATGGACACGCTGATGATCGGCTTCGCGCTCGAGGACGACCGCATTCATTCGCCCAACGAAAAATACGCCTATAGCTCGTTCAAGAAGGGCTCCCGCTCCTGGGTCCGCGTCCTCGCCGCCCTGGCGGCGTGA
- a CDS encoding TPM domain-containing protein gives MPISDADQARIAAAIAAAERRTAGEIVCVLARRSSDYAYVPPLLAALVALVAPWPLVIFTELGVRLILAIQILVFIGAALLFSLPPLRLALTPGFVKRERAHRAAIEQFFTRGVSATKDRTGVLIFVSLGERYARIVADEGIAAKIPEEDWRAALDLLLARVREGRIADGFVDAIGECARLLSKHVPPGGHEELADRIYVI, from the coding sequence ATGCCCATTTCAGACGCGGATCAGGCGCGCATAGCGGCGGCGATAGCGGCCGCCGAGCGGCGCACGGCGGGGGAGATCGTCTGTGTGCTGGCGCGTCGCTCCTCGGATTACGCCTATGTGCCGCCGCTGCTCGCCGCTCTCGTCGCGCTCGTCGCGCCCTGGCCGCTGGTGATTTTCACCGAGCTCGGCGTGCGGCTCATTCTCGCCATTCAGATTCTCGTCTTCATCGGCGCGGCGCTGCTCTTTTCGTTGCCGCCGCTGCGGCTCGCGCTGACGCCGGGCTTCGTGAAGCGCGAGCGCGCTCATCGCGCAGCGATCGAGCAATTTTTCACGCGCGGCGTCTCGGCGACGAAGGATCGCACCGGCGTGCTGATCTTCGTCTCGCTGGGCGAGCGCTATGCGCGCATCGTCGCGGACGAGGGGATAGCGGCGAAAATTCCGGAGGAGGATTGGCGCGCCGCGCTCGATCTGCTGCTCGCGCGCGTGCGCGAGGGCCGCATCGCCGATGGTTTCGTCGACGCGATCGGCGAATGCGCGCGGCTGCTGTCGAAACATGTGCCGCCCGGCGGCCATGAGGAGTTGGCGGACAGAATCTATGTGATCTGA
- a CDS encoding cation-translocating P-type ATPase yields MGLRASRPEPRPAGDFAPLGEREATARLAHFGPNELEQPARRSWLLIAFAALREPMFALLIVAALLYLALGDIHEGLLLTAGAFLSVGLVVAQETRNENALAALRSLAAPSARVLRAEGERRIPAREIVPGDIVLVGEGERAPADGALLRGDVLSVDESTLTGESAPVWKAPATLVDPLLDPEPGEAAPFLFAGTLVTLGQGAMLATRTGRATRLGRIGRSLESIEPEETPLQKSTGRIVAIFGALGIGFCLLVALAFGLAFGNWIQAGLTGITLAISLTPEEFPMVLAVFLALGSYRLARRNVLARRSAVIETLGATDVLCVDKTGTLTQNRMEAAFFLRGSDMWRPGEDAMPDEIAPLLDAALRASAADPSDPMDRALHRLASDPPASAAITRSFPLRPETLAFVQTWRAADEGVASFAKGAPEAIAGLCRLDGDALRLLTAEVATMATHGLRVLAVATYEGPLPREDDPGSGVFALEGLVGFLDPLREDVPEAVALAARAGIHVVMITGDYPATALAIARQAGIEAQGGALSGAEIATLDEAALDEAVETTRVFARIRPEQKLALVEAFKRNGHIVAMTGDGVNDGPALRAAHVGVAMGQRGTDVAREAASIVLLDDRFASIVAGVRSGRRIFANLRKALIFVTAIHVPIAGLALTPILFLLPPVFYPVHVVALELVIDPICALVFENEPAERHMMEEPPRSPAEPLFGLRQIGAGFLDGAVLLAALLGVYFVSMRVGEGEGETRALVFVGLVIGNLAMAFASAAEPGTALFDKRRVAFWIIATITTLALALIVYLPAVAELFRFATPEPKALAYVIATALVAGGWSGVYKAFRKRRG; encoded by the coding sequence ATGGGGCTCCGCGCATCACGACCCGAGCCCCGGCCGGCGGGCGATTTCGCGCCGCTCGGCGAGCGCGAGGCTACGGCGCGCCTCGCCCATTTCGGCCCCAATGAGCTGGAGCAGCCCGCGCGCCGCTCCTGGCTGCTGATCGCCTTCGCCGCGCTGCGCGAGCCCATGTTCGCGCTGCTCATCGTCGCGGCGCTGCTCTATCTCGCGCTCGGCGACATTCACGAAGGCCTGCTGCTCACCGCCGGCGCCTTTCTCTCCGTCGGCCTGGTGGTGGCGCAGGAGACGCGCAACGAGAATGCGCTCGCGGCTCTGCGCAGCCTCGCCGCGCCCAGCGCCCGCGTGTTGCGCGCCGAGGGCGAGCGCCGCATTCCGGCGCGCGAGATCGTCCCCGGCGACATTGTGCTCGTCGGCGAGGGCGAGCGCGCCCCGGCCGATGGCGCGCTGCTGCGCGGCGACGTCCTCTCCGTCGACGAATCGACGCTGACCGGCGAATCGGCGCCGGTCTGGAAAGCCCCTGCGACGCTGGTGGACCCGCTGCTCGATCCCGAGCCCGGCGAGGCGGCGCCTTTTCTCTTCGCCGGAACGCTGGTGACGCTCGGACAAGGCGCGATGCTGGCGACGCGCACCGGACGCGCGACGCGGCTCGGCCGCATCGGCCGCTCGCTCGAATCGATCGAGCCGGAGGAGACGCCGCTGCAAAAGAGCACCGGCCGCATCGTCGCGATCTTCGGCGCGCTCGGCATAGGCTTCTGCCTTCTCGTGGCGCTCGCCTTTGGCCTCGCCTTCGGCAATTGGATTCAAGCGGGCCTCACCGGCATCACCCTCGCAATATCGCTGACGCCCGAAGAATTCCCCATGGTGCTGGCGGTGTTTCTGGCGCTCGGCTCCTATCGTCTGGCGCGACGCAATGTGCTGGCGCGCCGCTCAGCCGTCATAGAGACTCTGGGCGCGACCGACGTGCTCTGCGTCGACAAGACCGGCACGCTGACGCAGAACCGCATGGAGGCGGCGTTTTTCCTGCGCGGCTCGGACATGTGGCGGCCGGGCGAGGACGCTATGCCCGACGAGATCGCGCCATTGCTGGACGCCGCTTTGCGCGCCAGCGCCGCCGATCCCTCCGATCCGATGGATCGCGCGCTGCATCGCCTCGCCAGCGATCCGCCCGCGAGCGCGGCGATCACGCGCAGCTTTCCGCTGCGGCCGGAGACGCTCGCCTTCGTGCAGACATGGCGCGCGGCCGATGAAGGCGTCGCCTCCTTCGCCAAAGGCGCGCCCGAGGCGATCGCCGGCCTCTGCCGCCTGGACGGCGATGCGCTGCGCCTTCTGACCGCCGAGGTCGCGACCATGGCGACGCATGGGCTGCGCGTTCTCGCCGTCGCCACATATGAGGGGCCGCTGCCGCGCGAGGACGATCCCGGCTCCGGCGTCTTTGCGCTCGAAGGGCTCGTCGGCTTTCTCGATCCGCTGCGCGAGGATGTTCCAGAAGCGGTCGCGCTGGCGGCGCGCGCCGGCATTCATGTGGTGATGATCACCGGCGATTATCCGGCGACGGCGCTGGCGATCGCGCGCCAGGCCGGGATAGAGGCGCAGGGCGGCGCGCTGAGCGGAGCCGAGATCGCCACTTTGGACGAGGCCGCGCTGGACGAAGCCGTCGAGACCACGCGCGTCTTCGCGCGCATCCGCCCGGAGCAGAAGCTCGCTCTGGTGGAGGCTTTCAAGCGCAATGGCCATATCGTCGCCATGACCGGCGACGGGGTGAACGATGGCCCGGCGCTGCGCGCCGCGCATGTCGGCGTCGCCATGGGCCAGCGCGGAACCGACGTCGCGCGCGAGGCGGCTTCGATCGTGCTGCTCGACGATCGTTTCGCCTCCATCGTCGCGGGCGTGCGCAGTGGGCGGCGCATCTTCGCCAATCTGCGCAAGGCGCTGATCTTCGTGACCGCCATCCACGTGCCCATCGCCGGCCTCGCGCTCACGCCCATTCTGTTCCTGCTGCCGCCGGTGTTCTATCCTGTGCATGTGGTGGCGCTGGAGCTCGTCATCGACCCCATTTGCGCGCTCGTCTTCGAGAACGAGCCGGCCGAACGCCATATGATGGAGGAGCCGCCGCGCTCCCCCGCCGAGCCTTTGTTCGGCCTGCGCCAGATCGGCGCCGGCTTTCTCGACGGCGCGGTGCTGCTCGCGGCGCTGCTCGGCGTCTATTTCGTCTCGATGCGGGTCGGCGAGGGCGAAGGGGAGACGCGCGCGCTGGTCTTCGTCGGCCTCGTCATCGGCAATCTGGCCATGGCCTTCGCCTCCGCCGCCGAACCCGGAACCGCTCTTTTCGACAAGCGGCGCGTCGCCTTCTGGATCATAGCGACGATCACGACGCTCGCGCTCGCGCTGATCGTCTATCTTCCTGCGGTGGCGGAACTGTTCCGCTTCGCGACGCCGGAACCGAAGGCGCTGGCCTATGTCATTGCGACGGCGCTGGTCGCCGGCGGCTGGTCGGGAGTATACAAGGCCTTCCGCAAACGCCGAGGATGA
- a CDS encoding GNAT family N-acetyltransferase, with amino-acid sequence MAWVEIPAMPEAVIAVVARLSILRRCENRKTSVDPIGEYRDKKAGDVMQDDITVSLSPVTSNDLSEIDDVFDDLTNYSLRVDGVSKRSNAAYEFLNALPPGFEARHKYAFLAKRGGVAVGLLDILDGYPSLGTAFIGLLAVRETAQGLGVGGAIFREGERIALHSLKARTLRLAVVETNPVIGFWMKMGFGLTGEVKPFEGQTIRSHSVLMEKRLRNL; translated from the coding sequence ATGGCTTGGGTTGAAATTCCCGCGATGCCAGAAGCGGTCATTGCGGTCGTCGCAAGACTCTCTATTCTGCGACGTTGCGAAAATCGGAAAACAAGTGTTGACCCAATTGGGGAGTATCGCGACAAAAAAGCTGGAGACGTGATGCAAGACGATATCACCGTATCTCTTTCGCCAGTCACTTCGAACGATCTGAGCGAAATAGACGATGTATTCGATGATCTCACCAACTACTCTCTGCGTGTCGACGGTGTCTCGAAACGCAGTAATGCGGCCTATGAGTTCTTGAATGCACTCCCGCCCGGATTCGAAGCGCGCCACAAATATGCATTTTTGGCAAAGCGTGGAGGGGTGGCTGTCGGGCTTCTAGATATCCTCGACGGTTATCCTTCACTCGGGACGGCGTTCATCGGACTTCTAGCAGTTCGAGAAACCGCGCAAGGCCTGGGCGTTGGTGGAGCGATTTTTCGGGAAGGAGAACGGATCGCCCTCCACAGCCTCAAGGCGAGAACGCTAAGATTGGCCGTGGTAGAAACCAATCCGGTCATCGGTTTTTGGATGAAGATGGGATTCGGTCTGACAGGAGAAGTTAAACCCTTTGAAGGGCAGACGATCAGATCGCATTCCGTCCTGATGGAAAAACGATTGCGCAATTTATAG
- a CDS encoding N-acetylmuramoyl-L-alanine amidase: protein MPSPDTPHAADFRASPNHGERLRPISSLILHYTGMPTAAAALALLTSAESQVSSHYFVDEDGTILQLVPEARRAWHAGRSFWAGETDLNSASIGIEIVHPGHDDPRPFPDRQIEAVAALCRDICGRQGIASRRVLGHSDIAIGRKIDPGEFFPWKALAEQGVGHYVAPAPIVGGAALEAGASGEQVTELQRALADYGYRIDVSGAYDAASEGVVAAFQRHFRPTLVDGRADSSTIATLRALTEGIGA, encoded by the coding sequence ATGCCCTCACCCGACACGCCGCACGCCGCCGATTTCCGCGCCTCGCCCAATCATGGCGAGCGGCTGCGGCCGATCTCCTCGCTGATCCTGCATTACACCGGCATGCCGACGGCGGCGGCGGCGCTGGCGCTGCTCACCAGCGCCGAGTCGCAGGTCTCCTCGCATTATTTCGTCGATGAGGACGGGACCATTCTCCAGCTCGTGCCCGAGGCGCGCCGCGCCTGGCACGCGGGCCGCAGTTTCTGGGCTGGCGAGACCGATCTGAACTCCGCCTCCATCGGCATAGAGATCGTCCATCCAGGCCATGACGATCCGCGCCCCTTCCCCGATCGGCAGATCGAGGCCGTCGCCGCGCTCTGCCGCGATATTTGCGGGCGGCAGGGCATTGCGTCGCGGCGCGTGCTCGGCCATTCGGACATCGCCATCGGACGTAAGATCGACCCCGGCGAGTTCTTCCCATGGAAGGCTTTGGCGGAGCAAGGCGTCGGACATTATGTCGCCCCCGCGCCGATCGTCGGAGGCGCCGCGCTGGAGGCGGGCGCGAGCGGCGAGCAAGTGACCGAGCTGCAACGCGCCCTCGCCGATTACGGCTATCGGATCGACGTCTCCGGCGCATATGACGCGGCTTCGGAGGGCGTGGTGGCGGCCTTTCAGCGGCATTTCCGCCCCACCCTCGTCGACGGCCGCGCCGATTCCTCGACGATCGCGACGCTGCGCGCGCTCACGGAGGGCATAGGCGCTTGA
- a CDS encoding LemA family protein, translating to MNFSFRWPSLLAALFLALSLSGCGYNTIPTQEEEAKAKWAEVEAQYQRRADLIPNLVATVQGYAKHEKDVLTAVTEARAHASQAKVDVSQLTDPEKLKQFQEAQAQLSGALGRLLAVSEAYPDLKSNTNFLALQSQLEGTENRINVARRDYIQAAREFNTSLRTFPTLLWAKTVFAGTKPLAEFTANAGAEQAPTVKF from the coding sequence ATGAATTTTTCCTTCCGCTGGCCGTCTCTGCTGGCCGCTCTCTTCCTCGCGCTCTCCCTCTCGGGCTGCGGCTACAACACGATTCCGACTCAAGAGGAGGAAGCCAAGGCCAAATGGGCCGAGGTGGAGGCGCAATATCAGCGCCGCGCCGATCTCATCCCCAATCTCGTCGCCACCGTGCAGGGCTACGCCAAGCATGAGAAGGACGTGCTCACCGCGGTGACGGAGGCGCGCGCTCACGCCTCGCAGGCCAAGGTCGATGTCTCGCAGCTCACCGATCCCGAAAAATTGAAGCAGTTTCAGGAGGCGCAGGCGCAGCTCTCCGGCGCGCTGGGGCGGCTGCTCGCGGTCAGCGAGGCTTATCCCGATCTGAAATCCAACACCAACTTCCTGGCCTTGCAGTCGCAGCTCGAAGGCACGGAGAACCGCATCAATGTGGCGCGGCGCGATTACATTCAGGCGGCGCGGGAGTTCAACACATCGCTGCGCACCTTCCCGACGCTGCTCTGGGCCAAGACCGTCTTCGCCGGAACCAAGCCGCTCGCCGAATTCACCGCCAACGCCGGCGCGGAGCAGGCGCCCACGGTGAAGTTCTGA
- a CDS encoding YgcG family protein, with amino-acid sequence MPPLPSCPSRRGPSPAMRGARSLALLVFLLLPALAFAALDFPALTGRVVDDAHILPPAARQDVETKSKELEEKSGIQLVVATVPSLQDTDIETFANGLFRFWKLGEAKVNNGVLFLIAPNERKMRIEVGYGLEGTLTDALSKIIIATAVTPKFKAGDFGAGVERGVDGIIEVLSGDSAEWEKRIKVRAEHQEPGFDQIVPFIVFALFLFVFFSMLANARGGGRRIYRGGRGPIIYFPPSNDSWSGGSSWGGGGSSWGGDGGGGFSGGGGSSGGGGASGDW; translated from the coding sequence ATGCCGCCGCTTCCGTCTTGTCCTTCGCGTCGTGGCCCCTCGCCCGCGATGCGAGGGGCGCGAAGCCTCGCTCTGCTGGTCTTTCTCCTTTTGCCGGCGCTCGCTTTCGCAGCGCTCGATTTTCCTGCGCTCACCGGCCGCGTCGTCGACGACGCCCATATTCTTCCTCCGGCCGCGCGGCAGGATGTCGAGACGAAATCGAAAGAGCTGGAGGAGAAGTCCGGCATTCAGCTCGTCGTCGCCACAGTGCCGTCGCTTCAGGACACGGATATAGAGACTTTCGCCAATGGCCTGTTCCGTTTCTGGAAGCTCGGCGAGGCCAAGGTGAACAATGGCGTCTTGTTCCTCATCGCGCCCAATGAGCGCAAGATGCGCATAGAGGTCGGCTATGGCCTCGAGGGCACGCTCACCGACGCGCTTTCGAAGATCATCATCGCCACCGCCGTCACGCCGAAATTCAAGGCCGGAGATTTCGGCGCCGGAGTCGAGCGCGGCGTCGATGGAATCATAGAGGTGCTGAGCGGCGATTCGGCCGAATGGGAGAAGCGCATCAAGGTCCGCGCCGAGCATCAGGAGCCGGGTTTCGATCAGATCGTGCCCTTCATCGTCTTCGCGCTGTTTTTGTTTGTCTTCTTCTCCATGCTCGCCAATGCGCGCGGCGGCGGGCGGCGCATTTATCGCGGCGGACGCGGGCCGATCATCTATTTCCCGCCGTCGAACGACAGCTGGTCCGGCGGCTCCTCCTGGGGCGGCGGCGGGTCTTCTTGGGGCGGCGATGGCGGCGGCGGATTTTCAGGCGGCGGCGGCTCGTCGGGCGGCGGCGGAGCCTCGGGGGATTGGTGA